The following coding sequences lie in one Thalassoglobus polymorphus genomic window:
- a CDS encoding redoxin domain-containing protein: MSNSTDTLKAVAKVLFVVTVLVVAVWGGRQLRNRSKLANTTALNEARQADGSEEDVLVSRGEILYMQHCAKCHGDEGNGDGEGLRALSIRPRDFHSPQWRFEKTEKSIQTIIRDGIPGTPMPASKTALSDSDINSIASYVLKIANEKSATNPTGTSETDLLIAAGFSPVIPASVPDLKLSNVAGENVSLGEFKSKPMIVHFWGTYCAHCIQDMPRLNEEIATLNDSVSVISLCADVTEAEELNDFAEQFANMDFHADPTGLAMNRFGASLLPSFYFVDKTGTVLGVTHQLKTEKIQSLIE, translated from the coding sequence ATGAGTAATTCTACTGACACCCTTAAAGCCGTGGCGAAAGTTCTGTTCGTTGTCACGGTCCTGGTTGTTGCTGTCTGGGGAGGTCGGCAACTGCGAAATCGATCGAAACTCGCGAACACGACAGCTCTCAATGAGGCCCGTCAGGCTGATGGTTCTGAAGAAGATGTTCTTGTCTCGCGAGGCGAAATTCTCTACATGCAGCATTGTGCAAAATGTCATGGTGACGAAGGGAACGGTGACGGCGAAGGCCTGCGGGCCCTTTCAATTCGACCTCGCGATTTTCATAGTCCTCAATGGCGGTTTGAGAAAACTGAGAAGTCGATACAGACCATCATTAGAGATGGCATTCCTGGCACGCCAATGCCTGCGTCAAAAACGGCTTTATCTGACAGCGATATCAATTCAATCGCCAGTTATGTTCTTAAGATTGCCAATGAGAAGTCGGCGACAAATCCAACCGGGACATCGGAAACTGATCTGTTGATCGCGGCTGGATTCTCGCCAGTCATTCCAGCGAGTGTGCCGGATCTCAAACTGTCGAATGTCGCTGGGGAGAATGTTTCTCTTGGAGAGTTCAAGTCGAAGCCGATGATCGTTCATTTCTGGGGGACATATTGTGCGCATTGCATTCAGGACATGCCTCGACTCAACGAGGAGATCGCGACGCTCAATGACTCAGTCTCTGTGATCAGTCTCTGTGCTGATGTGACGGAAGCAGAGGAGTTAAATGATTTTGCAGAACAGTTTGCAAACATGGACTTTCATGCAGACCCGACCGGCCTGGCAATGAATCGCTTCGGAGCGAGCCTGCTTCCTTCGTTCTATTTTGTAGACAAGACAGGTACTGTTCTCGGAGTGACTCATCAACTGAAAACTGAGAAAATTCAATCTTTGATTGAATAG
- a CDS encoding DUF6807 domain-containing protein, with protein sequence MPPQKRCEVVPLADYQVSFRVDGIEKTRWHYGPQYKRPFFFPFNGPSGETLTRVGHPGASNHDHHRSVWFAHHKVLGIDFWSENTDSSIEQKMWFEYRDGDDQCTMAVQLDWHDGHDPQPLLQQELIATLRPLENDEWTLDLQSTFRPLAAELEFEKSNFGFLAVRVAKSISAHFGEGIITGASGEAGENSLFGKENRWMDYSGPVASRNEAGERVSVDNGVTYLDHPENPNYPAKWHVREDGWMGASACRDEGLVTTRMQPLKLRYLLYVHDGKVNPQRAEELAAEWSKLPANLIQKSSQPHMQFEIS encoded by the coding sequence ATGCCACCACAAAAAAGATGTGAAGTCGTTCCGCTTGCCGATTACCAGGTGAGCTTTCGTGTTGATGGAATCGAGAAGACACGCTGGCATTATGGTCCGCAATACAAGCGGCCGTTCTTCTTTCCGTTCAATGGTCCCAGCGGAGAGACGTTAACACGCGTGGGGCATCCTGGAGCGTCGAATCACGATCATCATCGCTCGGTCTGGTTTGCACATCACAAGGTCTTAGGCATCGACTTTTGGAGTGAGAATACCGATTCCAGCATCGAGCAGAAAATGTGGTTCGAATACCGCGATGGCGATGATCAATGTACGATGGCCGTTCAATTAGACTGGCACGATGGACACGATCCTCAACCGTTGCTCCAGCAGGAGTTGATCGCCACTTTACGTCCACTGGAGAACGATGAGTGGACACTCGATTTGCAATCAACATTTCGACCTCTCGCGGCGGAACTTGAATTCGAGAAGTCCAACTTTGGCTTTCTGGCCGTGCGTGTGGCGAAGAGCATCTCGGCACACTTTGGTGAGGGGATCATTACGGGAGCGTCGGGAGAGGCTGGAGAGAACTCGCTCTTCGGAAAAGAGAATCGGTGGATGGACTATTCTGGACCGGTCGCGTCCCGCAACGAAGCTGGCGAACGGGTGTCTGTCGACAACGGGGTCACCTATCTCGATCACCCGGAGAATCCCAACTATCCTGCGAAATGGCATGTGCGTGAAGATGGCTGGATGGGAGCATCAGCCTGTCGAGATGAAGGACTCGTCACCACCAGAATGCAACCACTCAAGCTTCGCTATTTACTGTATGTACATGATGGAAAAGTGAATCCTCAACGTGCTGAGGAACTCGCTGCCGAGTGGAGCAAGCTTCCCGCAAACTTGATTCAAAAAAGTTCGCAGCCGCACATGCAGTTCGAAATTTCCTAG
- a CDS encoding PSD1 and planctomycete cytochrome C domain-containing protein — protein sequence MLRFAPVCSFICLLMFSPFSVRGADDTGIQFYKEEIEPIFAKNCFECHGNGKAKGGLSLYTRELVLKGGESGPGVDLEDHNLSTILDALNYESYEMPPSGKLPQEQINLVAEWIKRGAPMPVRTDVIEIKEEHGPPQVNEETKNHWSFRPLKQTPVPQVDDRNWQANPIDAFVYQNLKAKGLTPNPQAEKTTLVRRLYYNLLGLPPTPEQVNSFVNDDSPEAYEKLVDSLLESPHYGEHWARYWLDLVRYAESNSFERDDPKPFVWKYRDYVIRSFNEDKPYSQFILEQLAGDELENPTPESIIATGYYRLGQWDDEPADPKLAMYDELDDIIATTSQGMLGLSMNCARCHDHKLDPLPQADYYSMVAFFRNIRRYGVRSGQSVFEASVRSIATPEQEAEHAEELKKYQARVGQLRKELDVVEKGIREQLVGGERDDFKNDSVRLRIIRKHKGKLITQKEFKEYAAKRKAWTELRNHPPQSAEQALAVKEHGIDPPATHILIRGNPTGEGKIVAPIFPTVLTSMTPEITPTVDGKSSGRRLALAKWITDESNPLPVRVFVNRVWQWNYGRGIVRTPNDFGLTGNAPTHPDLLEWLALEFLNNGQSVKKLTKLMVMSNTWKMSSAPNKSSYDKDPLNDNYWRFDMRRLRAEEIRDSILAVNGTINLDKMYGPSIYPIIPAEVLAGQSRPGAGWGKSSEEDRRRRSIYIHIKRSLAVPLLAAFDVADTDFTCPVRFTTTQPTQALGMLNSSFLNEEGEEFAKELKEEAGADASKQVQLALNRVMQRPPTQQEVDRGLKLLKSLENDFGQDKETALKNFCLMALNLNEFVYLD from the coding sequence ATGTTGCGTTTTGCTCCTGTTTGCAGCTTCATCTGTCTATTGATGTTCTCACCGTTTTCAGTTCGCGGTGCCGATGATACTGGCATTCAGTTTTACAAAGAGGAAATTGAGCCGATCTTTGCCAAAAATTGCTTCGAGTGCCATGGCAACGGAAAAGCCAAGGGGGGGCTGAGTCTCTACACACGAGAACTCGTCCTCAAAGGGGGAGAGAGTGGACCGGGTGTGGACCTTGAAGATCACAACCTGAGCACGATTCTGGACGCCCTCAATTACGAGAGCTACGAAATGCCTCCGTCAGGCAAATTACCACAAGAGCAGATCAACCTTGTGGCAGAATGGATCAAACGCGGCGCTCCGATGCCGGTGCGGACCGATGTCATTGAAATCAAAGAAGAACATGGCCCGCCGCAGGTCAATGAAGAGACGAAAAACCACTGGTCATTCCGACCTCTCAAGCAAACACCAGTTCCACAGGTTGATGACAGGAACTGGCAGGCAAATCCCATCGATGCGTTTGTTTATCAAAACTTGAAAGCCAAGGGGCTCACTCCGAATCCACAGGCGGAGAAGACAACTCTTGTGCGTCGGCTCTACTACAATCTGCTGGGGTTGCCTCCAACGCCGGAGCAAGTCAATTCTTTTGTGAATGACGACTCACCAGAGGCCTACGAGAAACTCGTCGATTCACTCCTCGAATCGCCGCACTATGGCGAGCACTGGGCACGCTACTGGCTCGATCTGGTTCGCTATGCAGAAAGCAATAGTTTCGAACGAGACGACCCCAAGCCGTTTGTCTGGAAGTACCGAGATTATGTCATCCGGTCATTCAATGAAGATAAACCGTACAGCCAGTTTATTCTGGAACAGTTGGCAGGTGACGAACTCGAGAACCCCACGCCGGAGTCAATCATTGCGACGGGATACTATCGACTCGGACAATGGGACGATGAACCGGCAGATCCCAAACTTGCGATGTACGACGAACTCGACGATATCATCGCGACCACCTCGCAGGGAATGCTCGGGCTTTCGATGAATTGTGCTCGCTGTCACGATCATAAACTGGACCCTCTGCCGCAGGCGGACTATTACAGCATGGTCGCCTTCTTCCGAAATATTCGCAGATACGGAGTCCGTTCCGGTCAAAGTGTTTTCGAGGCCTCTGTCAGAAGTATTGCAACACCTGAGCAAGAAGCAGAACACGCGGAAGAACTGAAGAAATATCAGGCTCGTGTTGGTCAGCTTCGGAAGGAACTCGACGTCGTCGAGAAAGGGATTCGCGAGCAACTTGTCGGTGGTGAGCGAGACGACTTCAAGAATGACTCGGTCCGTCTACGCATTATCAGAAAGCACAAAGGCAAGCTGATCACTCAAAAAGAATTTAAAGAGTATGCAGCCAAACGCAAAGCATGGACTGAGCTACGCAATCACCCTCCGCAAAGTGCAGAGCAAGCTTTAGCGGTGAAAGAGCATGGAATTGATCCTCCTGCAACTCACATCTTGATTCGGGGCAATCCCACCGGAGAAGGAAAGATTGTTGCACCGATCTTTCCGACAGTCCTGACATCCATGACGCCGGAAATTACTCCCACGGTCGATGGGAAAAGTTCTGGCCGCCGCCTTGCGCTGGCGAAGTGGATCACCGACGAGAGTAATCCTCTCCCAGTCCGGGTCTTTGTGAACCGTGTCTGGCAATGGAACTACGGACGCGGAATCGTACGCACGCCAAACGACTTCGGCCTGACCGGCAATGCGCCAACACATCCTGATTTACTCGAATGGCTGGCACTGGAGTTTTTGAATAACGGGCAGAGCGTGAAGAAACTGACCAAGCTGATGGTCATGTCGAACACCTGGAAAATGTCTTCCGCTCCGAATAAATCGTCTTACGATAAAGATCCCCTCAACGACAATTATTGGCGTTTCGACATGCGCAGGCTCCGAGCTGAGGAAATTCGTGATTCAATTCTGGCTGTCAACGGAACCATTAACCTCGACAAAATGTACGGGCCGAGCATCTATCCCATCATTCCCGCAGAGGTTCTCGCCGGGCAGTCTCGCCCCGGTGCCGGTTGGGGAAAATCAAGCGAAGAAGATCGCCGGCGTCGAAGTATTTATATCCACATCAAACGATCGTTAGCGGTCCCCTTACTGGCTGCCTTTGATGTCGCTGACACCGACTTCACCTGTCCTGTTCGGTTCACCACCACGCAGCCGACCCAAGCACTCGGCATGCTCAACAGTTCTTTCCTGAACGAAGAAGGAGAAGAGTTCGCCAAGGAGCTCAAGGAAGAAGCGGGCGCGGATGCCTCAAAGCAAGTCCAGCTTGCCCTCAACCGCGTCATGCAACGCCCCCCCACTCAACAGGAGGTCGATCGCGGTCTGAAGCTCTTGAAATCATTAGAAAACGACTTTGGTCAAGACAAGGAAACCGCCCTCAAGAACTTCTGCCTGATGGCACTGAACTTAAACGAGTTTGTTTATCTGGATTGA
- a CDS encoding fatty acid desaturase family protein translates to MRTEKELLIATKQYSSENRLLSWWHLLSTIAAFIGLFTLTWMKTPLWLRIPAGVCSGLTFVRLFCIYHDFAHHSILHGSKLAKVIMYTYGFLGLSPPSIWIRSHNHHHNNNSKLHGIGFGSYPLMTTDEWAVATKRERFTYAATRHPLTIACGYITIFLFGMCIRSFFISPKRHWDCGVTAVLHVGILAWVATYGLDVLVFSLLLPIAVASCMGAYLFYAQHNFPGVQYGDREDWTYVKAALKSSSYIKMNPLMRWFTANIGYHHIHHLNHRIPFYRLPEAMAGLPELQSPVTTTLSPKSILACFRSKLWCVEEQRYVSFDYLPPTPIKQLPQTVGIVNL, encoded by the coding sequence ATGCGGACGGAAAAAGAGTTGCTGATTGCCACGAAGCAGTATAGCAGCGAGAACCGACTTCTCAGCTGGTGGCATTTGCTTTCAACAATCGCTGCCTTCATCGGCCTGTTCACGCTTACGTGGATGAAGACGCCGCTTTGGCTTCGAATTCCAGCCGGGGTCTGCTCTGGTCTCACATTCGTTCGCCTGTTCTGTATCTATCACGATTTTGCTCATCATTCGATTCTACATGGATCGAAACTGGCGAAGGTGATTATGTACACGTACGGCTTTCTCGGTTTGAGTCCGCCGAGCATCTGGATTCGCTCCCACAATCATCATCACAACAACAACTCGAAACTACACGGAATCGGTTTTGGGTCGTATCCGCTGATGACGACCGATGAATGGGCTGTTGCCACGAAACGCGAGCGATTTACGTACGCTGCGACACGGCATCCGCTGACGATCGCTTGCGGCTACATCACAATTTTTCTTTTCGGAATGTGTATTCGCTCTTTCTTCATTAGTCCCAAGCGGCACTGGGATTGTGGTGTGACAGCGGTTCTACATGTTGGCATTCTTGCTTGGGTGGCGACTTACGGGTTGGATGTTTTAGTTTTCTCGCTCCTGCTTCCCATCGCAGTGGCATCCTGTATGGGAGCCTATCTGTTCTACGCTCAACACAATTTTCCAGGCGTGCAGTACGGTGATCGTGAAGACTGGACTTACGTCAAGGCTGCCCTGAAATCGAGCAGTTACATCAAAATGAATCCGCTGATGCGATGGTTTACTGCGAATATCGGTTACCACCATATTCACCATCTCAATCACCGTATCCCCTTCTATCGCCTGCCTGAAGCGATGGCCGGACTGCCGGAACTGCAGTCACCTGTCACCACAACTCTCAGCCCGAAAAGCATTCTGGCATGCTTTAGATCGAAGTTGTGGTGTGTGGAGGAGCAACGATACGTATCCTTTGATTACCTGCCACCGACCCCAATCAAACAGCTGCCTCAGACTGTGGGAATCGTCAATTTGTGA
- a CDS encoding class I SAM-dependent methyltransferase, which yields MENDISRITCPLCSADHVLPLHVDKWREYVRCVACQLTFVPSVFHLTPSDEKAVYDLHQNSPSDHRYRNFLSRLFEPVHGRIAAGSHGLDFGSGPGPTLSVMFEEAGHHMAIYDPYYAPETAPLTLQYDFVTASEVVEHFCNPGEELCRLWSYLKPGGLLGIMTKLVLDREAFADWHYKNDRTHVSFFSRETFAWLAEDWNAELVFVGDDVMLLRHRADV from the coding sequence ATGGAAAACGATATCAGTAGAATCACCTGTCCTCTTTGCTCTGCCGATCACGTGCTTCCGCTACATGTCGACAAGTGGCGCGAGTATGTTCGTTGCGTCGCTTGTCAATTGACGTTTGTTCCGTCTGTTTTTCATCTCACGCCATCTGACGAAAAAGCGGTCTACGATCTGCACCAGAATTCGCCTTCTGATCATCGCTATCGGAACTTTCTCAGCCGCCTCTTTGAACCGGTTCATGGCCGGATCGCTGCGGGCAGTCATGGACTCGACTTCGGTTCGGGGCCGGGGCCGACTCTGTCGGTCATGTTCGAGGAGGCTGGTCATCATATGGCTATCTACGATCCCTACTATGCTCCTGAGACGGCTCCGCTGACCCTGCAGTACGACTTTGTCACTGCGAGCGAGGTCGTCGAGCACTTTTGTAATCCCGGTGAGGAATTGTGTCGACTCTGGTCATATCTCAAGCCCGGAGGGTTGCTCGGCATTATGACCAAGCTCGTTCTGGATCGAGAAGCATTTGCCGACTGGCATTACAAGAATGACCGAACTCACGTCAGCTTTTTCTCTCGCGAGACTTTTGCATGGCTGGCAGAAGATTGGAATGCAGAATTGGTTTTTGTGGGTGACGATGTCATGCTCTTGCGGCATCGTGCAGACGTGTAG
- a CDS encoding arylsulfatase, which translates to MKNLQALTFEYGWFRHFAAFALLSYLAFAGRDLNAADDRPNIVLIMADDLGYSDLGCYGGEIETPSIDRLAAEGLKFSQFYNCAVCRTSRVALLTGLHPRRVKGRMLHDNMTTLGEVVKSAGYRTSLIGKWHFPVTKPQDRGRLPTRRGFDHYYGLAAGCCNFFDPAKPFPDYYQGQGPEPFLDQETPITEFPEDYYTTDAFTDRAVEQIQEFAEAEKKTPFFLHLCYNAPHYPLHAKPKDIAKYQGRFDDGYFAMRERRIERLKELGLINQDWKLSEPDPQQSRLTYDYEITPWDEVKNIARERRRMEVYAAMVDSMDQGIARVMEALERSGIAENTCVIFLSDNGGCASHSGYRNVEVKKAHEEYNKELPGSIDTYDYVAQGWGWAQNAPFRRYKVWTHEGGISTPMIVRWPKKIRAGTLTHQVGHIVDFMPTIIEMSGATYPEFREEIEVLPTDGVSLLPVFEGRQRADHDSLFWYLYGNRAVRKGKWKLVWGSNVKKWELFDMEADRTETNDLAAENPQIVKELEAEWLQWARKTGAPLKGNAL; encoded by the coding sequence ATGAAAAATCTGCAGGCGCTGACTTTTGAGTACGGCTGGTTCAGGCATTTTGCAGCTTTCGCTTTGTTGAGTTACCTTGCTTTCGCTGGGCGAGATTTGAACGCCGCTGATGATCGGCCGAACATTGTGTTGATCATGGCAGATGATCTGGGGTATTCGGATCTGGGGTGTTATGGCGGAGAGATTGAGACGCCGAGCATTGACCGGTTGGCAGCAGAGGGGCTGAAGTTTTCGCAGTTCTACAACTGTGCCGTTTGCCGAACATCGCGTGTCGCACTACTGACCGGACTCCATCCACGACGTGTTAAAGGACGGATGCTCCACGATAACATGACGACGCTTGGCGAAGTTGTGAAGTCAGCGGGCTATCGTACCAGCCTCATCGGGAAATGGCATTTCCCGGTCACCAAGCCACAAGACCGAGGTCGACTCCCGACTCGTCGTGGATTCGATCACTACTACGGACTTGCAGCAGGCTGTTGCAACTTCTTTGATCCTGCGAAACCTTTTCCCGACTATTACCAAGGTCAGGGGCCGGAACCGTTTCTTGATCAAGAGACTCCGATCACCGAGTTCCCCGAAGATTATTACACAACGGATGCGTTCACTGATCGAGCGGTGGAGCAAATTCAGGAGTTCGCTGAGGCAGAGAAAAAAACGCCATTCTTTCTGCATCTCTGCTACAACGCGCCGCACTATCCGCTGCATGCCAAACCGAAGGACATCGCCAAGTATCAAGGGCGTTTCGATGATGGTTACTTTGCCATGCGCGAACGGCGAATCGAACGGCTCAAGGAACTTGGTCTGATTAATCAGGATTGGAAATTGTCAGAACCTGACCCGCAGCAGAGTCGACTGACTTATGACTATGAAATCACCCCCTGGGATGAGGTCAAAAACATTGCACGTGAACGGCGTCGGATGGAGGTTTACGCAGCGATGGTCGATTCGATGGATCAGGGGATTGCACGTGTCATGGAGGCGCTCGAACGGAGCGGGATTGCAGAGAACACTTGCGTGATTTTCTTGTCCGACAACGGTGGCTGCGCTTCGCATTCGGGGTATCGAAACGTCGAAGTCAAGAAGGCTCACGAAGAGTATAACAAAGAACTTCCTGGCAGCATCGACACTTACGACTATGTGGCTCAGGGGTGGGGTTGGGCACAGAACGCACCGTTTCGTCGCTACAAGGTTTGGACGCACGAAGGTGGAATCTCGACGCCGATGATCGTCCGCTGGCCGAAGAAAATTCGTGCAGGGACGTTGACGCATCAGGTCGGGCACATCGTCGACTTCATGCCGACAATCATTGAAATGTCAGGAGCGACGTATCCAGAATTTCGTGAAGAGATCGAAGTCTTACCCACAGATGGAGTCAGCCTGTTGCCTGTTTTCGAAGGCAGGCAGCGGGCGGATCACGATTCTCTGTTCTGGTATCTGTACGGAAACCGCGCCGTGCGAAAGGGAAAATGGAAACTGGTTTGGGGGAGCAATGTGAAGAAGTGGGAACTCTTCGACATGGAGGCAGACCGGACTGAAACCAATGACCTCGCTGCCGAGAATCCACAGATTGTGAAAGAGCTGGAAGCAGAGTGGCTGCAATGGGCCAGGAAAACCGGCGCACCGCTGAAAGGAAATGCACTATGA
- a CDS encoding GDSL-type esterase/lipase family protein, which translates to MINSLTQTLRIVIAVGFVAASSTALFAQEPTTIVAFGDSTTAVRGKLKTYSKFLQTGLSRSDVPVHVINAGIGGNNTQHARARFEKDVLSHDPDVVIIQFGINDAAVDVWKTPPATQPRIALEEYETNLRHFIAELHKRKVKIILMTPNPLRWTPKMLEMYGKSPYLPEEKDGFNVLLREYAEAVREIAKAEDVQLVDVERAFDRFEKAKGESVDDLLLDGIHPNERGHRLIADALISLLTPEKPPLKKPVSKKTTLSHPDQWQHAAKAELITDMTLCTPADALSDRRHHDKWKVFEYETADFSGKCVSIGRESSAPDLTLKLNKKGWHAVYIGLSTITDLVRPAKNNVEAKFTSDPAYTRLTNRQNLASRRRDVLEEVFLGAVDLTDNDLQFSTVYKMPARIHYVKTIPLSEEEVAALLEDRAQSVTKTSVATFDGYTWIHPFRPQNRADLAATFSAYRDSDFKTWWFQLGGADLVHHPSQVGNLMGGHLDTFPRGVDREYVESVRHLHQQRIDPLKVAADEAHAQNAEFFVCLRAAGWKAAPPWEEFFISDFYEAHPEWRCIDYDGTPTMHLSYAAEEVQDHLIEVYREALKCGADGAGFLFHRGMPMILWEEPFCQRFIKEFGEDPREIAEDDPRVFQLRAKIVTEFIRKIRAVLDETAATRDDPKKRLKLAVSTFSTPADNKKFGLDVERWIEEELIDQIGIAWFAYYTSGLRTKTGDTPYYAKITEGTNVKIFPFYVGWKMKSAEVLQQSVARDYDNGADGIAVWDPNQFVNWESGKHPYWPLVSKLGHRQQVRNGSLIYTPVTTPLTRLGENHYSRWYPNTGF; encoded by the coding sequence ATGATCAACTCTCTGACACAGACTCTGAGAATCGTCATCGCGGTCGGGTTTGTCGCGGCTTCTTCGACAGCTCTCTTCGCCCAGGAACCAACTACGATTGTCGCTTTTGGAGATTCGACAACTGCTGTCCGTGGGAAGTTGAAGACATATTCCAAATTTCTACAAACCGGACTTTCCCGAAGTGATGTCCCCGTGCACGTCATTAACGCGGGCATCGGTGGAAACAATACTCAGCATGCACGGGCTCGCTTCGAGAAAGACGTCCTCTCGCACGACCCGGATGTTGTGATTATCCAATTCGGAATTAACGACGCTGCTGTTGATGTCTGGAAAACTCCACCTGCGACGCAACCACGAATCGCTTTGGAAGAGTACGAAACCAACTTGCGGCACTTCATCGCTGAACTTCACAAACGTAAAGTGAAGATCATTCTCATGACGCCCAATCCGCTGCGTTGGACGCCGAAAATGCTCGAAATGTATGGCAAGTCCCCTTATCTTCCAGAAGAGAAAGATGGCTTCAATGTTCTGCTCAGGGAGTATGCAGAAGCTGTTCGCGAAATCGCCAAAGCTGAAGATGTCCAGTTGGTTGATGTCGAGAGAGCCTTTGATAGGTTTGAGAAAGCAAAAGGAGAGTCCGTTGATGATCTTTTGCTTGACGGGATTCATCCCAACGAGCGTGGACATCGCCTGATCGCAGATGCACTGATCTCCCTCCTGACACCGGAAAAGCCGCCTTTGAAGAAGCCCGTGTCGAAGAAAACGACGTTGTCGCATCCGGATCAATGGCAGCATGCAGCCAAGGCTGAACTCATCACGGATATGACTCTCTGCACACCCGCCGACGCTCTCTCTGACCGTCGGCATCATGATAAGTGGAAAGTGTTCGAGTATGAAACAGCCGATTTTTCTGGGAAATGTGTCTCCATCGGTCGCGAATCCTCGGCTCCTGACCTGACCTTGAAGCTGAACAAGAAAGGCTGGCACGCTGTTTATATTGGCTTGAGTACAATCACCGATCTGGTACGTCCGGCGAAGAATAATGTCGAAGCGAAATTCACCAGCGACCCGGCTTACACTCGTCTGACGAATCGACAGAATCTCGCTTCCCGTCGGCGAGATGTCTTAGAAGAAGTCTTTCTGGGGGCTGTCGATCTGACGGACAACGATTTGCAGTTCTCAACTGTGTATAAAATGCCGGCGCGGATTCACTATGTCAAAACGATTCCTTTGAGCGAGGAGGAAGTCGCAGCGCTGCTTGAAGATCGTGCCCAGTCGGTCACGAAAACCTCGGTGGCAACCTTCGACGGATATACGTGGATTCATCCCTTTCGCCCACAAAACCGAGCCGATCTGGCAGCGACCTTCTCAGCGTATCGTGACAGTGATTTCAAGACCTGGTGGTTTCAACTCGGTGGAGCGGATTTAGTGCATCATCCGAGTCAGGTGGGCAACCTGATGGGTGGGCATCTCGATACATTTCCTCGGGGTGTTGATCGCGAATATGTAGAATCGGTGCGCCACCTGCATCAACAAAGGATTGATCCGCTGAAGGTCGCAGCCGACGAGGCACATGCTCAGAATGCCGAATTCTTCGTCTGCTTGCGCGCAGCTGGCTGGAAAGCAGCCCCTCCCTGGGAGGAATTCTTCATAAGCGATTTTTATGAAGCTCATCCTGAGTGGCGCTGTATTGATTATGACGGCACGCCGACAATGCACCTCAGCTACGCAGCGGAAGAAGTGCAAGACCATCTCATCGAGGTTTACCGAGAAGCACTCAAATGCGGGGCGGATGGGGCTGGATTCCTGTTCCATCGGGGGATGCCGATGATTCTCTGGGAAGAACCATTCTGTCAGCGATTCATAAAAGAATTTGGCGAAGACCCACGTGAAATCGCAGAGGATGATCCACGTGTGTTTCAACTTCGAGCAAAGATTGTGACGGAATTTATTCGCAAAATCAGAGCAGTCCTCGATGAAACCGCAGCGACCCGCGATGATCCCAAAAAACGACTCAAGCTCGCCGTTTCAACCTTTTCAACACCCGCAGATAACAAGAAGTTTGGGTTGGACGTTGAACGTTGGATTGAAGAGGAACTGATCGATCAAATCGGGATCGCGTGGTTTGCTTACTACACCAGCGGGCTGCGAACCAAAACTGGTGATACGCCCTACTATGCAAAAATCACAGAGGGCACGAATGTGAAAATCTTTCCCTTCTATGTCGGTTGGAAAATGAAATCCGCCGAGGTTTTGCAGCAGAGCGTCGCTCGCGATTACGATAACGGGGCCGACGGAATCGCTGTCTGGGATCCGAATCAGTTCGTCAATTGGGAATCCGGCAAACATCCGTATTGGCCTCTCGTCTCCAAACTCGGTCATCGCCAACAAGTCCGCAACGGCTCGCTGATCTACACCCCCGTGACAACCCCACTCACCAGACTCGGCGAAAACCACTACAGCCGCTGGTACCCCAACACCGGATTCTAA
- a CDS encoding DUF2179 domain-containing protein produces MPWFIPILIFFARVCDVSLGTVRTILMITGHRALAVVLGVAEVTIWILAVGGVMKYLSYPIAVVAYAGGFGAGVLIGMLIEEKLALGYRMVRVVSRVADVDVSGLLRAEGYRVTRVEGSGMMGPVEIAFTVIRRKQLSHVRKLMKEHAPEAFISVERVEAAQNGQAVATDSRFGKSLLGRMVVRK; encoded by the coding sequence ATGCCATGGTTTATTCCGATCCTCATTTTCTTTGCGCGAGTTTGCGATGTCTCTCTCGGTACGGTGCGGACGATTCTGATGATTACTGGCCACCGGGCGCTGGCTGTCGTGCTCGGCGTCGCAGAGGTGACCATTTGGATTCTTGCCGTCGGAGGCGTGATGAAATATCTGAGCTACCCAATCGCGGTCGTCGCCTACGCAGGCGGTTTTGGTGCGGGTGTGTTGATCGGGATGTTGATCGAAGAAAAGCTGGCCCTCGGGTATCGAATGGTACGGGTCGTCTCCAGAGTCGCAGATGTCGATGTGTCGGGGTTGCTTCGTGCTGAAGGTTACCGGGTCACACGTGTTGAGGGGAGTGGGATGATGGGGCCGGTGGAGATTGCTTTTACGGTGATTCGTCGGAAACAGTTGTCGCACGTCCGGAAACTGATGAAAGAGCACGCTCCCGAGGCGTTCATCTCTGTCGAGCGTGTCGAGGCCGCACAAAATGGACAAGCAGTCGCCACAGACTCTCGCTTCGGGAAGTCGCTGTTAGGTAGAATGGTCGTCAGAAAGTAG